Within Flavobacterium pisciphilum, the genomic segment TAACGGATAGCAGGATTGGCTCCTAAAAATAAACAAATTTATTGATTTATCGAAATAACAAATACTGTGTTTTTATTTCAGGCAAAAGACGCCAAGTTGCTAAATTAAGCGACTTGGCGTCTTTGTATATTCTATTATCTTTAATTTATTTACTAGAAGTAGAATCCGAAAGATCCTTTTACTGCAAATTTGCTAGCATCGGGTGCGTTTAAATAACTACCTCTCCAAGAGAAATCAATACGGAATACTTTAAAGATATTTCCAATTCCTGCACTGTACTCCCAATATATGTTTTCGGGTGCAACATATTCTAATCCCGAAGCATTAATGGCTCTATTGGCATCAGATATGGTTCCGTAAACTGCCTTAGCTCCAATAATTTCTCTCCAATTGAGTTTTCGCATAAATGGGATTCGGGCAAAAAGTCGTCCTCCAAAATTATGATCCCATTGTAGAGTTGTATATTGATCGGTTACAAACTCATAGAAATTTAAATTACTAAATGTATTTTCGATTGTAAAATAAGTTTGATTTCCAGGAATCACACTCATTAACCCTAACGGTATTGTTCCGAATGTTTTTCCTGTTTCTAAAATAAGATTCGTGCGTCCAAGAGGCCCAATAATTATAGGTTGCTTATAATACAACTGAACTTTTTCGTATTTGAAATCACTGCCCAATACTCCTTTAAATCCATGACTATAATTAATAAAGAATCTACTAAACGGACTATCTACATTATTTCTTTCGACACCAAAACCGATTGTTTTACGATTTGGAGTGTATTCTATCTGGATATTTGCTTCTGATTGTTTTACTCCATTTGCTATAACTCCCCCAGGATTTGTTACTGAAGGCATAGTTGTATAATAATCTAAACTAAACGTATTCGAAGCAGATTCTAACGTACGGTATGATAATCCTACTTGAAATGTTAGGTTCTTGATTGGTTCTATTTCGGCAGCGACATTGGTTAAATTAATATTCGTTAATTTCCCATTACTTCCTGTTGTAAATAAAGCCGATGAAGCAAAGCTTCGCCCTAAGACATCATTGGTTGTTGTTAAACTAGCTCCTATTTGTTCCACATCTCTCCTATTTCCTCCCGAGATAATAAGACGATTCTTTTTATCGACCATCCATTTCCCTGAAAGTCCGTATTTAAATTTATTATCATCAAAACCATAAGCGGTGTAGGCTTGTAAACGCCATGGATCATTTGGACCAAAATACGTTCTTCCTCCAACTCGCACACGAAGGCCTTCGACTTCATTATATCCAAATGTTGAGAATATAGGTCCGTAGTCAAATTTCGGAAACTCTATATAACCACTACCCAGTATTGAAACCAAACTATAGAGTTGTTTAAATCTCTTGACTGTTTGCAAGGTATCAAGCATTTTATAAACTCCTTGTTCGTCTTTGGTCAGTTTTTCGAAACGATTCTCTTCCCAGTATTCATCCGGTCTATTATATACTTCGTTATCTATATAGTTAACTTCTTCTTTATAAAAAGCAGTTGGTTTTGGTATATTAAACTTATGATCTCTGTAAGATGAAGTTCTCTTTCCATACACTCCTTTAGAGTTTTCTTTTTTGTTTAAAGCAAAATCCGACATCATATAATCCCTCGTAAGAAGGAAAATAGAATCACTTACAACGTCAAATTCTTGCTCAATATAAATATCTTTTACCCAGTTAATATTAGCACTTTTTGTAACTGCCATATTAATTTTCTTGATCGCAAATGTGGTATCATTTACCCAAAAATCTCCTTTAAAAGTCAATTCGTTTTTACGTCTCGGATAAAAGACAATATTATAACACCATTTATTATCTATAAATGTACTGTCTTTTAGAACATAGTTATACACATCAATCCCCGTTGTAGACAATGGACTTGTAAAACTTTTATCGAAAAAGGTAAGGTGATTATCATAAATATTATAATCGGAATACAGATCTTTTACAAAAGCTAATATTTGCTGATTATTATTAAATCCAGAGGTTTTACTTCCTTTTATAATCTCTTTTACTTTCTTTATATTATTATCTCCATATACATCATACAAAGATTCATTTATAAAAATAGGCAAATATGTTTTTCCTGTAACCCTAGAAGTATCTACTTGCTTAAAGATGAACTCCATTCCTTTAAAAATTTTGTTCTTCATAAAAGCACTATCAATGGTATTCATATCGAATTCCACTTTTTCGTACTTCTCCATCTGGTATTGTTTAAACTGGTACAATCCATTTTTACGTTTTCTTTCCCAGATTTTTCTAAGAATATCCAACGCTGGATTATTTTTTTTCGAAGTCTTACCAGTATAAATTACTACCTCGTTTAAACTTTCGGCTTCGTTCAAAACAACTTTAAAATTGTAGTTAACTGCTTTTTCTAGTGTAATTTCTTTTTCCGAAAAGCCTGCCGAAGCAACAACGATAGTAGTATAAGTATTTGGCGATTCTAAATAAAAACGCCCGTCCTCATTGGAAACGATTCCAATATTGGTTCCTTTAAAAACTACGTTTGCAAACGGAATTGGCTGATTGGATTTATCTAAGACGATTCCACTCACTTTTGTTTGTGCAAAAATGCCATTCACAAATGCGAATATAAAAAACAGGCTGAGTATAATTATTCTTTTCATAATCCAAAAAAAAACTTCATCAATTAAGAAAATGATGAAGTTTTATTAGTATTGTTAATTTTCTTACTTTTTATACATTACTTTCTTTACTGCTTTTATGACATCACCAGCATTTGGCAACCAGTCTTTAAGCAATACCGGAGAGTAAGGTGCAGGTGTATCTGCAGTTGTGATACGCTGTATTGGCGCATCAAGGAAATCGAACGCTTGTTCTTGTACGATATATGTAATCTCTGAAGATATACTTGCAAATGGCCAAGCCTCTTCAAGAACTACTAAACGATTTGTTTTCTTAACTGAAGCTAAGATAGCATCTTTGTCCATTGGACGAACTGTTCTTAAATCGATAATCTCACAAGAGATACCTTCTTTAGCCAATTCATCAGCTGCTATAAATGCTTCTTTTATAATTTTTCCAAAAGACACAATTGTTACATCAGTTCCTTCACGTTTAACATCAGCAACTCCTAGAGGAATTGTATATTCTCCGTCTGGCACTTCACCTTTATCACCATACATTTGCTCTGACTCCATAAAGATTACAGGGTCATTATCACGAATAGCTGATTTCAAAAGTCCTTTTGCGTCATAAGGTGTAGATGGTACTACAACTTTAAGACCTGGTGTGTTTGCAAACCAGTTTTCTAAAGCTTGAGAGTGTGTTGCTCCTAATTGACCTGCTGAAGCAGTTGGTCCACGAAAAACGATAGGCACATTAAATTGTCCTCCTGTCATCTGACGCATTTTGGCAGCATTATTTATAATTTGATCAATACCAACTAAACAGAAGTTGAAAGTCATATATTCTACAATTGGACGACAACCATTCATTGCAGATCCAACTGCAATTCCTGTAAAACCAAGTTCTGCAATTGGTGTATCAATTACTCTTTTTTCACCAAACTCAGCAAGCATACCTTTTGATGCTTTGTATGCACCATTATATTCTGCAACTTCTTCGCCCATTAAATATATGGATTCATCGTGACGCATTTCTTCGCTCATCGCTTCACAAATGGCCTCTCTAAATTGTATTGTTCTCATATTTTTTATTGTTGTTGTAATTTTCTGAAAAGCAAAAATAATTATTTTAAATTACTTAAGAGCATAAATTTAGTTTAAAAAACAAGAAGTCTCGTATCTACCTGTGTTTTGCTAGCATATTAACTTTTATCCTTTAAAACATACAACTTACGAAATCGATGTAAATAAAAAATCAACTCACAAAAAAGATAATTTTTTCCTCCCCCTTGATTTAAAAAAATGCATTTTAATTCTAAAAACTAACAACCATGGCTATTTAGATTTCAAAAATAAATTATTTTCTTATAATTCTCACTACTAAATGTAAAATATTTCTTGCTTTTATTATTTCAGTTATTTACCTTGGCAGACATTAAACAAAAAACTTAAACCATAATGGAAAAAAGATTTTTAACCTCAGCAGTAATCCTAACTTTCTCAGGATTAGCAATGGCAAACAATCAAAATTCAAAGCTAATTGTTTTAAACAAAAAAGAATTAATATCTACTGATAAAACAACATCAAGTAAAGAAGACGAAATTTGGTTTTGTTATTTAGCATCTACCGAAACAAGTGATCCTGATATGGCAGGAAATACAACCACCACTGAAATTCATCATTGCACTTGGTATTAATAACATCCAAACATTTCTTTTAATCTCTGCAACTCTAAAAAATGTTGCATAGATTTACCATCTTTCAAATAAATTCAAGCAAACTATTTTAACAAAAAACTTAACCTAAATTAGAACCTTTATTTTTATGAAAGCAAGCATCATTTTACTCATTTTTTTATTTTCTAGTCAAATACACTCACAAAGTCTGAAAGGCATATACACTAGACAACAACTAAATGGTCGAGGAGACAATACCACTTTACCTGATAAAGCAAAAAAAATAGAAACTTTTAGCTACGTTTATTCTCAAAAAAAATCAATTCAAAAACTTATCAGCAATCAAAAAACATCAACTGACACCACTTACATAGAGAAAAATGGCGATAAAATACCAACAGTATCAACTGTTCGTTTTTCTTCTG encodes:
- a CDS encoding pyruvate dehydrogenase complex E1 component subunit beta — its product is MRTIQFREAICEAMSEEMRHDESIYLMGEEVAEYNGAYKASKGMLAEFGEKRVIDTPIAELGFTGIAVGSAMNGCRPIVEYMTFNFCLVGIDQIINNAAKMRQMTGGQFNVPIVFRGPTASAGQLGATHSQALENWFANTPGLKVVVPSTPYDAKGLLKSAIRDNDPVIFMESEQMYGDKGEVPDGEYTIPLGVADVKREGTDVTIVSFGKIIKEAFIAADELAKEGISCEIIDLRTVRPMDKDAILASVKKTNRLVVLEEAWPFASISSEITYIVQEQAFDFLDAPIQRITTADTPAPYSPVLLKDWLPNAGDVIKAVKKVMYKK
- a CDS encoding DUF5686 and carboxypeptidase-like regulatory domain-containing protein, which codes for MKRIIILSLFFIFAFVNGIFAQTKVSGIVLDKSNQPIPFANVVFKGTNIGIVSNEDGRFYLESPNTYTTIVVASAGFSEKEITLEKAVNYNFKVVLNEAESLNEVVIYTGKTSKKNNPALDILRKIWERKRKNGLYQFKQYQMEKYEKVEFDMNTIDSAFMKNKIFKGMEFIFKQVDTSRVTGKTYLPIFINESLYDVYGDNNIKKVKEIIKGSKTSGFNNNQQILAFVKDLYSDYNIYDNHLTFFDKSFTSPLSTTGIDVYNYVLKDSTFIDNKWCYNIVFYPRRKNELTFKGDFWVNDTTFAIKKINMAVTKSANINWVKDIYIEQEFDVVSDSIFLLTRDYMMSDFALNKKENSKGVYGKRTSSYRDHKFNIPKPTAFYKEEVNYIDNEVYNRPDEYWEENRFEKLTKDEQGVYKMLDTLQTVKRFKQLYSLVSILGSGYIEFPKFDYGPIFSTFGYNEVEGLRVRVGGRTYFGPNDPWRLQAYTAYGFDDNKFKYGLSGKWMVDKKNRLIISGGNRRDVEQIGASLTTTNDVLGRSFASSALFTTGSNGKLTNINLTNVAAEIEPIKNLTFQVGLSYRTLESASNTFSLDYYTTMPSVTNPGGVIANGVKQSEANIQIEYTPNRKTIGFGVERNNVDSPFSRFFINYSHGFKGVLGSDFKYEKVQLYYKQPIIIGPLGRTNLILETGKTFGTIPLGLMSVIPGNQTYFTIENTFSNLNFYEFVTDQYTTLQWDHNFGGRLFARIPFMRKLNWREIIGAKAVYGTISDANRAINASGLEYVAPENIYWEYSAGIGNIFKVFRIDFSWRGSYLNAPDASKFAVKGSFGFYF